The Victivallis lenta DNA window GTGGCCACCAGAAGGTCGAAATAAAATTAAAAACCAAAGCCGCTGTGCATGTAACCATTTTGTAGAGAAACTACAAAATGCAATTGAAAAAAGAATCGATTTTCCTTTGAACACTAAGAATAATGAATCTTTGTTATTACATGCGGCAAATTATACAAGTGTACTTGATAAAATAAAAGAAGCTATTAATTCTGCTGATGGTTCCTTGGATATTGTCAGTAATGATAGTAACGACCCGTTGATAGGATGGAGTGGGCGGTTATGGATGACCGATAGCAAAAAAGCAAAGGCTCGTATTGACTATTTTAAGAATTTTCAAAAAAGGTTTGAGGAGGCCGTGAAAAAGTATTCTGATGATAAGATTAAACTGATAAAAGGTTGTAGCGATGATTTGCAGGAAGCCTTACGTAAAGATAAAGGTGAATGGCAGAATGAATATAATGAAAAAACAAAAAAAATAACTGCGGATATAGAGTTTATTCGTGAATTTCAGAAAGACCTTTCAGATTTGGAGGAGGCAAGAAAAAGGGTCTATCAATCATGAACAACCTGAGAAAAATCACCTTGGGAGTAACAGCAGGAATTGCGGCGTTGTTTCTCCTTCTCTACATCAGCAATATCATTATAATAGGCGACAAACTGGGACGCATTAGTTTTTTGCTGGAAATTCTTTTTGATGGAGTCATGATTTTACTTCCACCCGGCTTGCTGCTCTGGTATTTCTGCAAAGTGTTTCGCCGGACTACCTGTTCGCTGGGTAAAATCCGGGAAATGAATCCATTCGATCCAGCTACAGATGTTTTATATGAGCGGTTTATCCGCCATGTTCTCTCAAATGGAGAGTTGAATGAAACTCAAAGGAATATATTGACAAATACTCTGATGGTTGGCGAATATCAACAGGGGATGGAATTATATCTGAATGAGTGCAAAGTGTCGGCAGATGAGGAAGGACACAAACATGCTTTAATGGCCGCAGTTTCAACCATTGTTTCCCCTCTGGGGGGCGGTGATATGATGTTTATGTTGCTTTGGAATCTGCGCTTAATAAACCAAATCATCAATATTTATGGATTCCGACCGACACTTCCGCAGCTTCTCCGCATTTACCAGCATGTCCTTTTCAGCGGACTGTTGGCTGGTTCCATTGAAGAAATTCTGGAGAGCTCAGATGTGAATTCTCTGCTGAATGTTTTGCCTATTCCGGGAAAAGGGGCGCTACTCCAAGCATCATGCGCAATTTTTTCAACTTTGAAGACGTGTTATTTAACCCAATATTACCTGTCGCATGATTTTTCAGAAGCCGAACGAATCAGTGCGAAAAAAGCAGCTCGCAATTTCGCTTGCAAACAAATCCCGGAAGTATTGAAGGAGGCATGGAAACAAATACAGTCCAAAACTCCCGATATTTTTTCTAAACTACTGAAAAACAATGCTGTTCCTGAGTAATAATGAAAGATATCAGGGTATTTTTGAAATACAATATGACAACAATGGAAGTGTTGCAGAACTAAAGGATCTTTGAAGAGGTTCAACGCGCTTCAGGTTGCATTTAAATTCAATATCTGATAAAAAGATTATATGAAAAAAGGGTATCCCAAAATAAAAAAAAGTATCTGGGCAGTTGTCGCTGTTATCTTATTTTGTCTGCCAGGTCTAAGACTTCCATATCTGGACCAGAATGCGGATGTGTACTTTACAAAGGCTATTTCCAAAGCGGGAACTGCTTATGCCATTTGCCGGGGAATCAATGCCGGTGTATCCGTCATAAAAGAATCTCAACTTCATCTCTCTCTGGGAGCAGGAGTATCATTGGCGGCCGGGCAGATACTTGATCCCTTGGATGACCTGACAGAACGGACTTCAGATATTTTAATCACTGCCATAGTATCATTGGGAATTCAAAAGATCGTTTATGAGTTATGTTTATGGCTTACCCCATTTTTGCTTGCTGCCGCTATTGTGGTCCTAATTGTTATTTCATTTTTTCATTGGGAGTGGAGCCAAAAATTACAGCGAATTATTTTGAAAGTGATTTTCCTGATTGCCATTGCTCGGTTGTGTCTGCCGATTACTGCATTGATCAGTTCAGGTCTGGATCACTATTATTTTTCACCAAAGATCAACCATGTACAGGAAGAACTCAATCAGTTTTCTCCTCCACTGGAGCGATTCAAGGAATTGCCTCCGGAATACGACGGTATGTGGAATACATTGAAAAACAGTACCGATTTCATAAAAGAAAAGGTTGCCGATTTGTGGGCAATATTCCAAGCGATCAATCCTCAAAATATGATTGAAAATCTTTTGAAACTCTCTTACATATATATTGCCCTATTTATCATTCAAGTTATTTTGTTGCCGCTTGGAATCTTTTGGCTATTGGCTCGAATTGTGAATGCGTTTTGCGGAACCAACGTTCCATATATTCTAAGGTTTCATCAAAATAGATCAATCAAACAACGTCATGAAACTGCAAGTAAAAATGAAAATTGAAAAACAAATGAACATGAAATTTTTATCGGTGCTTATTGCCGTTGCATTCTCTTTTCCGGTAATGGCCGGAGAAGATTATGGCGGTAAAACCGCACTTGTTGCCGATGTGAAAATTGCTGCCGGAAACCGCAGGCAGATTACGACACGGGAAGATGGAAATGCCTTTATCATCTCCACAGAGAATAATGTTGCCAAATCTCCATGGGGTATGCTGGTTGATCTTGGCCGGATCACTGATAAGATTCGAAGACTGCCTTGGAAGTCATCGCTGGAATATAGAGCGGAAGTACCCTGCAAGATCACTTGCAACATCTATACTGCAATGGTAAATGATCAACAGATTTGGGGCGGCATTATTGTCTATGTCAACGACAAGAAACTGGATCGGCCAAAGGTAAAGATAGTTAAACATAAAGATCCGCTTTCTTCTTCTAAAAAATCCAGACAAAACAGGAAACAGGTATCTCCCCCGGCCGGTAAACCGGAAGAGCTGTTGATCAATTATGAGAATCGCGCTCAGTTTGAGATTAACCTGAAAGCAGGAGAAACCGTCAAGATCATGGTTGATGGTCGCGCCTTATAAGGTGATGCGCAATGATAACAGTTTTTCATCCATTTACAGCGATTCTGTTTTGTGCTTCTTTACTGATGACAGGATGTACGCCTTCTCCTCAATACCGGGTCTCGCTTCAGCGTAATCATGACGACGGCTTCCTGCATACGTTATGGGTGCATGATGGAACCGGCAATGTGTCATCGTTAGAGTATTATGCGTACGTTTCTTCTTATTTGCTGAAACCGCTTGAATACCGGGATGATGTTATCAAATTGGAATGGCTTGACGCGGGAGAGGAACCGGTATTCTTCGACCTGTTCCGAAATGGGAAGCGGTATCTGCTGATTCATGATTTCGGTGGCGGTAAGTACGGTCCGTATCATCTGCGAGTGATTGAATTCGATGCGGACGGCTGGCGACAGATTTATTATGGCCCCACTGGTGAAATACCACGTCTGGATGATGTGAATGGAGATGGCCGGTTTGAGTTCAGGCATTTTGATGATTTTTCTACTCCATTGGCAACCATGAACCCTTGTGGAGTTTTGGTTCTCGCGTATTCCAATGGCAAGTTAATGCCGGATAGAGAGCTGAATAAAAAAATGCCGATGACTTCGGAAGACCTGTCTGCATTGGAAAAAAAGTATAACAAATTTATCCATGAATTTGGATACGCTTCTTCCGATAACGGGGAGGATGTCAAGGCGTATTTCGTCAAAGAAACGCTGATTGGTCTCCTGTATGGCGGTAACTGGCATCAACGTGATCAAGTTATTCAATATTTGAAGTACAATCCTGCTTCTGGAGAACAATTGAAAACAAAAATTCTTGAAGAAGTTCAGGCATCTCCATATTATGTCTTCATTATGAATTTGAATAGTCAATAACACACAGCAAGGAGGAAAAGATGGCAAGTTTTAAATTCAGTTGCCCACATTGTGGAAAACATGTCGAAGCAGAGGAAGAATGGGAGGGCATGGAAGCTGAATGTCCTCATTGTGGAAAAATTATCGTGATTCATAATGGAAAAAACTTCAAAAATCACCCCAAAGAGATTCCATCAAATGAAAATTCCATTAAACAGAAATCACGAAAATATAAATTAATAACGACAGGAGTTGTGGTGGTTTGCGCAGCAACGGCAATCGCCTGCATTTGGAATCCTTTTATTGCTAAACGGTCTTTGCCGGCCGCCCCTCTGTCAGCTCCTTCTGATACTCACCCGACAGAAGCAGACCAACAGAAAAAACGCTCGTCCAGCAATATTGAGCCGAATAATGTTCAGTCTGCCGAGAGCAAGAACTCCAGGGGACGGCGTGGTCGCGCGCCTAAAGAAACAGCTTTATCCGCAAACCTAAGTTCAAAAGTAAAGAATAACACCTCTCCTCAACCGTCTGATAGTTTTTATTTAAAGAAAGATTCATTGCTTTCAATTGATAATGGAAAGATTGTAATTGCTGGGGTGAAATTGAATGAAAAAATTCAAGTGTACAGAAACCAATTTCCCGGAAGCTCGAGATATGGGATTCTAGGGTTCTTACTCAAAGACTTTCCTCATGATTCTATTTATTGGCGAGAGATAGGTTACGGTGATGCAAGAGTTGACATTAATACCAAGTGTGTGTTTGGAGGAGTTCTCCCTTGGGGGCCTGCAAAATTTTTTATTACAAATGATAAAAAAGAAGAGATTCTCGCCATTGAAGTAGCCTTCGAAAATTCCAATGACAATGTTTATAGCGAAATTATCAAACAAATAGAGGCGACACTTAAAAAATCAAACATCACATATGGAATTCAAAGATTTGGTAAAACCAAAGCTTTTGATGAACTCATCTTGTATAAGTTTAAAGACAATAATGACCTAATTTCCGTGGCGAAAAATTGTAAAACCCAGAATTTTGATCCCGCTGTCAAACTGATTACAGGAACATATAATCATCATATCTTAATTTGCGGAATTGAAATTCGAGCTGCATTGGACTCAAGGACTCAAGACAGGCATGAAAAAGTAGATGCTTACGGCTTTATACTTGGACGTGAGCCTCATTCTAATAGTACTTGGCAAAAAGATGAAAGCTTGGAACAGTTATTACGAGCACAAGGGCAAGAAAATATTCGTGCGTTTCGCTCACGTGAGAACAGTAGTATTGGATGTCTTGTTCGTATGACACCTGTAACACGAAAAGCTTATAGTGTAGAAGTCGTATTCAAAACAAGAAGAAATGGATCGTTAGCGAATACTTTGGCTCCGACATTACAAAGTGCTTGTGAGAAGTTTAATATTTCTCCTGATGAGATAAAGAGATCTGGTTTTTCAGATGAAATTTTTTATTCCGCATCACGTTCCAATGTAAGTATTTCCCTGTATGGACATTTAAACGGGGATTATGTTGTTATTAAAACTACTATAACGGATGAAGAATTGAAAAAAGAACAGTAAACACTCTTATGTGCTTTAAGGGGCATCCGTCGGAAATAGAGCATAGCGTCCGCCGGAAGCCCTTAACGCTGATTACCAAATTAAGAAGAACTATCCTCAATAACTTCGGAATGCAATGTTTAAATGGAAAACGAGCAATACCATTCATCCCTCGCTCTCCGTGAACGAAAAGCGGTAAAAAAAGTTGCCTTCATCTTGGATCATGGTGCTGACATCA harbors:
- a CDS encoding DUF697 domain-containing protein; this encodes MNNLRKITLGVTAGIAALFLLLYISNIIIIGDKLGRISFLLEILFDGVMILLPPGLLLWYFCKVFRRTTCSLGKIREMNPFDPATDVLYERFIRHVLSNGELNETQRNILTNTLMVGEYQQGMELYLNECKVSADEEGHKHALMAAVSTIVSPLGGGDMMFMLLWNLRLINQIINIYGFRPTLPQLLRIYQHVLFSGLLAGSIEEILESSDVNSLLNVLPIPGKGALLQASCAIFSTLKTCYLTQYYLSHDFSEAERISAKKAARNFACKQIPEVLKEAWKQIQSKTPDIFSKLLKNNAVPE